Proteins encoded within one genomic window of Camelina sativa cultivar DH55 chromosome 19, Cs, whole genome shotgun sequence:
- the LOC104765422 gene encoding topless-related protein 4: MSSLSRELVFLILQFLDEEKFKDTVHRLEKESGFFFNMRYFEDSVTAGEWDDVEKYLSGFTKVDDNRYSMKIFFEIRKQKYLEALDKKDHAKAVEILVKELKVFSTFNEELFKEITMLLTLTNFRENEQLSKYGDTTSARGIMLGELKKLIEANPLFREKLQFPSLKNSRLRTLINQSLNWQHQLCKNPRPNPDIKTLFVDHTCGHPNGAHTPSPTTNHLMGSVPKVGGFPPLGAHGPFQPTPAPLTTSLAGWMPNPSGPHPTVSAGPIGLGAPNSAVSMLKRPRTPPTNSLSMDYQTADSESVLKRPRPFGISDGVNNLPVNVLPVTYPGQSHAHATYSTDDLPKNVSRILSQGSAIKSMDFHPVQQTMLLVGTNLGDIAIWEVGSREKLVSRSFKVWDLAACTVNLQASLASEYTAAVNRVVWSPDGGLLGVAYSKHIVHIYSYHGGDDLRNHLEIDAHAGNVNDLAFSQPNQQLCVVTCGEDKTIKVWDAVTGNKLHTFEGHEAPVYSVCPHQKENIQFIFSTAVDGKIKAWLYDNLGSRVDYDAPGRSCTAMAYCADGTRLFSCGTSKEGESFIVEWNESEGAVKRTYLGLGKRSVGVVQFDTMKNKFLVAGDEFQVKFWDMDSVELLSTTTAEGGLPSSPCLRINKEGTLLAVSTTDNGIKILANAEGSRILHSMANRGLDSSRATPGSVAKGPIGGTFGTPSSSTGMSLSMAERSGPVASVTGLNGDNRSMPDVKPRIPDEAEKSKTWKLTEISERSQLRTLRLPDSLLPARVVKLIYTNSGGAILALAENAAHKLWKWQKSERNLLGKANSNVPPQLWQPSSGVLMTNDTREGNKEDVVPCFALSKNDSYVMSASGGKITLFNMMTFKTMTTFMAPPPAATSLAFHPQDNNIIAIGMDDSSIQIYNVRVDEVKSKLKGHQKRVTGLAFSNVLNVLVSSGADSQLCVWSMDGWEKQASKHIQIPSGHSPNPLAHTRVQFHHDQTHVLVVHASQLAIYEAPKLENMKQWIPKESSGSITDAVYSCDSQSIYAAFDDGSVSILTATTLQLKCRIGPNSYLPSNPSSRVYPATVAAHPSEPNQFAVGLTDGGVHVIEPPGPEGKWGMSPPPENGAGPSVSSAPGSDQQPR; this comes from the exons aTGTCGTCGCTCAGCAGAGAACTCGTCTTTTTGATACTTCAATTTCTCGACGAAGAGAAATTCAAAGACACTGTTCacag GTTGGAGAAGGAGTCTGGTTTTTTCTTCAACATGAGGTACTTTGAAGACAGTGTAACTGCTGGTGAATGGGACGATGTCGAGAAGTACCTTTCTGGTTTCACTAAAGTTGATGATAATAGATACTCCATGAAGATTTTTTTCGAGATTCGCAAGCAGAAGTACCTTGAAGCTCTTGacaa GAAAGACCATGCCAAGGCGGTTGAAATTCTTGTTAAGGAGTTAAAAGTGTTCTCTACTTTCAACGAAGAGCTTTTTAAGGAGATTACCATGCTTCTAACCTTAACCAACTTCAG GGAAAATGAGCAGCTTTCCAAGTATGGAGATACTACATCCGCAAGAGGTATTATGCTTGGGGAACTTAAAAAACTCATTGAAGCTAATCCTCTCTTCCGAGAAAAACTTCAATTTCCCAGTTTGAAGAATTCTAGATTGAGAACCTTAATAAATCAAAG TTTGAACTGGCAGCATCAGCTTTGCAAGAATCCCAGACCTAACCCGGatataaaaacactctttgttGACCACACTTGTGGGCATCCAAATGGTGCACACACTCCTTCCCCGACAACTAACCATTTAATGGGTTCAGTCCCTAAAGTTGGAGGCTTCCCACCATTAGGTGCTCACGGT CCATTTCAGCCAACACCAGCTCCTCTCACAACATCTCTCGCAGGATGGATGCCTAATCCATCGGGACCACACCCTACTGTTTCTGCTGGCCCTATCGGCTTAGGTGCCCCCAACAGTGCTG TGTCTATGTTAAAGCGTCCCAGGACTCCTCCAACTAATAGCCTATCAATGGATTATCAGACGGCAGATTCTGAAAGTGTGTTGAAGAGACCCAGACCTTTTGGTATTTCAGATGGG GTTAATAATCTTCCAGTCAATGTCTTGCCAGTCACATATCCAGGGCAAAGCCATGCGCATGCAACTTATTCTACTGATGACTTACCCAAAAATGTTAGCAGGATTTTGAGTCAGGGTTCTGCCATTAAGAGTATGGATTTTCATCCAGTACAGCAAACTATGCTCCTTG TTGGCACCAATCTTGGTGATATCGCAATATGGGAGGTGGGTAGCAGGGAGAAGCTTGTTTCTAGAAGCTTTAAAGTTTGGGATCTTGCTGCTTGCACAGTGAATCTTCAG GCTTCACTTGCTAGCGAGTATACTGCAGCAGTAAACCGAGTTGTTTGGAGTCCTGATGGAGGTCTTTTGG GTGTTGCATATTCAAAGCATATTGTGCATATATATTCATATCATGGTGGCGATGATTTACGGAATCATCTAGAG ATTGATGCTCATGCTGGTAATGTCAACGATCTTGCTTTCTCCCAACCAAACCAGCAATTATGTGTTGTGACTTGTGGAGAAGACAAGACAATCAAG GTCTGGGATGCTGTCACCGGAAATAAATTGCACACCTTTGAAGGTCATGAGGCACCTGTTTACTCAGTGTGCCCACACCAGAAAGAGAATATTCAG ttcatATTCTCAACTGCTGTTGATGGGAAAATAAAGGCTTGGTTATATGACAACTTGGGTTCTAGAGTGGATTATGATGCCCCCGGTCGATCTTGCACGGCAATGGCATATTGTGCTGATGGGACTAG ATTATTCTCTTGTGGTACTAGTAAGGAGGGGGAATCATTCATTGTTGAATGGAATGAAAGTGAAGGAGCTGTGAAGCGGACTTATCTGGGACTAGGGAAACGGTCTGTGGGGGTTGTCCAGTTCGATACCATGAAGAACAAGTTTTTGGTAGCTGGTGATGAGTTCCAAGTCAAATTTTGGGATATGGATAGTGTTGAACTTTTGAGTACAACGACTGCAGAAGGGGGGTTGCCG TCTTCTCCTTGCTTAAGGATCAATAAAGAAGGAACTCTGCTGGCTGTCTCAACTACTGATAATGGAATTAAGATACTAGCGAATGCTGAAGGTTCCAGGATTTTGCACTCCATGGCAAACCGTGGCCTTGACAGCTCTAGAGCTACTCCTGGCTCAGTCGCAAAG ggtcCTATTGGGGGCACATTTGGCACTCCAAGTTCAAGCACTGGAATGAGTCTATCAATGGCTGAAAGAAGTGGACCAGTGGCATCTGTTACTGGATTG aatgGAGATAATCGCAGTATGCCAGATGTCAAACCAAGAATCCCTGATGAAGCAGAGAAATCAAAGACTTGGAAGCTGACAGAGATCAGCGAACGATCCCAGCTTCGTACTCTGCGGCTTCCTGACAGCCTGCTACCAGCAAGA GTTGTTaagttaatatatacaaattctGGAGGTGCTATACTGGCATTAGCAGAAAACGCTGCACATAAATTATGGAAATGGCAAAAGAGTGAGCGAAATCTTTTGGGAAAG GCAAACAGCAATGTCCCACCACAGCTCTGGCAACCATCTAGTGGAGTACTAATGACAAATGACACACGGGAGGGAAACAAAGAAGATGTAGTTCCATGCTTTGCGCTCTCAAAAAATGATTCGTATGTCATGTCAGCCTCAGGAGGAAAAATTACCTTGTTCAACATGATGACTTTTAAG aCGATGACAACATTCATGGCGCCACCTCCAGCAGCGACTTCCCTTGCCTTCCATCCTCAAGACAATAATATTATTGCTATCGGAATGGATGACTCGTCTATTCAAATCTATAATGTCAGAGTCGATGAG GTTAAAAGTAAATTGAAAGGTCATCAGAAGAGAGTGACTGGTTTAGCATTCTCAAACGTTCTAAATGTTCTTGTTTCCTCTGGTGCTGATTCTCAG CTTTGTGTATGGAGCATGGATGGATGGGAAAAGCAAGCTAGCAAACATATTCAAATTCCAAGCGGGCATTCGCCAAACCCACTTGCTCATACACGCGTTCAGTTCCATCACGACCAGACACATGTGCTTGTTGTCCATGCCAGCCAGTTAGCCATATATGAGGCTCCTAAGTTAGAGAACATGAAGCAG TGGATTCCGAAGGAGTCAAGTGGTTCAATCACAGATGCTGTATACTCATGTGATAGCCAGTCAATCTACGCAGCCTTTGATGATGGAAGTGTCAGTATCTTGACGGCAACAACATTGCAACTGAAGTGCCGCATTGGTCCCAATTCATATTTGCCTTCAAACCCGAG CTCGAGAGTATATCCAGCAACAGTCGCAGCTCATCCGTCTGAACCAAACCAATTTGCAGTTGGACTAACTGATGGTGGGGTCCACGTGATCGAACCACCAGGTCCAGAGGGGAAGTGGGGAATGTCCCCACCGCCAGAAAATGGTGCAGGACCAAGTGTCTCCTCAGCACCCGGGTCAGATCAACAACCGAGGTGA
- the LOC104765424 gene encoding PTI1-like tyrosine-protein kinase At3g15890 encodes MQLFDSCCGKGFDGKKEKTEPSWRIFSLKELHAATNSFNYDNKLGEGRFGSVYWGQLWDGSQIAVKRLKAWSNREEIDFAVEVEILARIRHKNLLSVRGYCAEGQERLLVYEYMPNLSLVSHLHGQHSAECLLDWSKRMKIAISSAQAIAYLHHNATPQIIHGDVRASNVLLDSEFEARVTDFGYGKLMPDDTGDGATKAKSSNNGYISPECVASGKESETSDVYSFGILLLVLVSGKRPLERLNPTTTRGITEWVLPLVYERKFGEIVDQRLGEEHVEEKLKKVVLVGLMCAQTEPEKRPTMSQVVEMLMNESKEKMSELEDNPLFKNENNSEQVAEESSDVIS; translated from the exons ATGCAACTTTTTGATAGCTGTTGTGGAAAAGGATTTGATGG GAAGAAGGAAAAGACAGAGCCATCTTGGAGGATATTTTCACTGAAGGAACTACATGCGGCCACCAACAGTTTCAACTACGATAACAAACTCGGTGAAGGTCGATTCGGTAGTGTGTATTGGGGTCAGCTTTGGGATGGATCACAA ATTGCAGTCAAGAGATTGAAGGCATGGAGTAACAGAGAGGAGATTGATTTTGCTGTGGAAGTTGAGATTCTTGCTCGTATTCGTCATAAGAATTTGTTGAGTGTTCGTGGCTACTGTGCTGAAGGACAAGAACGTCTTCTTGTATATGAGTACATGCCGAATCTGAGCTTGGTTTCACATCTTCATGGCCAGCATTCAGCTGAATGCCTTCTAGATTGGTCCAAGCGGATGAAGATTGCTATAAGCTCTGCTCAGGCCATTGC GTACCTACACCACAACGCAACCCCACAGATAATCCATGGAGATGTGAGAGCTAGCAATGTGTTGTTAGATTCTGAATTCGAAGCTCGAGTTACAGATTTTGGATATGGTAAGTTGATGCCAGATGATACTGGAGATGGAGCTACCAAAGCCAAAAGTAGTAATAATGGGTATATATCACCAGAATGTGTTGCATCAGgaaaagaatcagaaacaagcGATGTGTACAGTTTCGGCATCCTTTTGCTGGTACTTGTTAGTGGTAAGAGACCTCTTGAAAGGCTGAACCCAACAACAACGCGGGGTATAACCGAGTGGGTTTTACCACTTGTTTATGAAAGAAAGTTTGGTGAAATCGTTGACCAGAGGCTTGGCGAGGAACATGTGGAAGAGAAACTGAAAAAAGTAGTATTGGTGGGGCTAATGTGTGCTCAGACAGAGCCAGAGAAAAGACCAACAATGTCTCAAGTGGTGGAGATGCTGATGAATGAATCAAAGGAGAAAATGTCTGAACTTGAAGACAATCCTCTCTTCAAGAATGAAAACAATAGCGAGCAGGTTGCAGAGGAAAGCTCAGATGTGATCTCATAA
- the LOC104765423 gene encoding uncharacterized protein LOC104765423, which produces MSASVFVPGMAIGVPTLSRSSSVHRSLEPTKKKTINCIKFATIFRNPSTGLGTKRSLRVTASDDRSERADNGQGVQEDLNYLLKLGAGSVAGAAIIKYGCVLFPQITRPNLTQALFIIVAPVVISVILLILSSSSSKKQN; this is translated from the exons atgtcaGCTTCTGTCTTCGTCCCCGGTATGGCGATTGGAGTTCCAACGCTTTCTCGTTCGAGCTCTGTTCACCGGAGCTTAGAACccacgaagaagaagaccatAAATTGTATCAAATTCGCGACCATTTTTCGAAATCCTTCAACCGGTTTAGGGACAAAACGGTCACTTCGCGTTACGGCTTCCGATGACCGGTCAGAACGAGCCGATAACGGTCAAGGAGTTCAG GAGGACTTAAACTATTTGTTGAAGCTCGGAGCTGGTTCAGTGGCAGGCGCAGCTATAATCAAATACGGATGTGTCTTGTTCCCACAGATCACAAGACCTAATCTCACTCAAGCCCTCTTCATTATCGTTGCTCCTGTTGTAATCTCTGTTATCCTTTTGATcctgtcatcttcttcctccaagaAACAGAACTGA
- the LOC104767540 gene encoding uncharacterized protein LOC104767540, whose product MNECRAMMSPRSPSSARLDIEVSRLSIRNLDKSKSSMILLNLQVLDSNRGIWNVYTIEHPPWSQSGWWPTNCQALNFNKALHWLAHDGPAYNPKYKQQCIIIHRCQEMRHASYGDDAVVSETLTVSMGHLRIIQLVCYPFPNDHHHVSIWTLVDYKQSLWKQEHESVYFRDMVSGIRWIQDYMREYNLKTTKQHDMSFVMSIFIRKQPPETRERIIFPHPLLCHRTNPLIVYLYLPERIVSLDVATKRLRLVTKDIKRGMRTIFGRYELGYDMVIPMVLHLDPSLVLEHEGVLPPRRKRGRRSI is encoded by the exons ATGAACGAGTGTAGAGCAATGATGAGTCCTAGGAGTCCTTCTAGTGCTCG TTTAGATATTGAAGTTTCTAGATTATCTATAAGAAACTTGGACAAATCTAAGTCATCAATG atTTTGCTTAATCTTCAAGTCTTGGATTCTAATCGCGGAATATGGAACGTCTATACTATCGAGCATCCGCCTTGGTCACAGTCCGGATGGTGGCCAACGAATTGCCAGGCCTTGAACTTTAACAAAGCTCTACATTGGTTAGCCCACGACGGACCTGCTTATAACCCTAAATATAAGCAACAATGCATCATCATCCATCGTTGCCAAGAGATGCGCCATGCTTCTTATGGTGATGATGCGGTCGTTTCAGAGACATTAACCGTCTCCATGGGCCATCTACGCATCATTCAGCTCGTTTGTTATCCCTTTCCAA ATGATCATCACCACGTTTCTATTTGGACACTCGTGGATTACAAACAATCCCTGTGGAAACAAGAGCACGAATCTGTCTATTTCAGAGACATGGTTTCTGGTATTCGCTGGATACAAGACTACATGCGGGAATATAATCTAAAGACAACTAAGCAACATGATATGTCTTTCGTCATGTCAATTTTCATAAGAAAGCAGCCTCCAGAAACAAGAGAGCGGATCATTTTTCCACATCCTTTACTTTGCCATCGAACCAATCCTCTTATCGTTTACCTGTATTTACCTGAACGTATCGTTTCTCTTGATGTCGCAACAAAAAGGCTGCGGTTAGTGACAAAAGACATCAAAAGAGGCATGCGTACTATATTTGGCCGATACGAATTAGGATATGACATGGTGATACCAATGGTTCTTCACTTAGATCCATCATTGGTCTTGGAACATGAGGGTGTGCTGCCGCCACGTCgtaagagaggaagaagaagtatataA
- the LOC104765425 gene encoding cingulin, translated as MNLYAHDLSLLDFNYDVSGPFAEQLSRRHFLSPGPFFQGDDDDYRRNTIRDGANGRRETDTDSMVSPPHRHDGMSPLPLGMDWSAPPRLLEGRDTVWPHHPQTGWSYCVTVPSWVGLPKSSVSEPAVFYRVQVGIQSPEGITSARLILRRFNDFLELYSSIKKEFVKKRLPQAPPKKILRMKNQTLLEERRCSLEDWMNRLLSDIDISRSALIATFLELEAAVRSYFSDECQETEVTSENIPTLPTTSSSDVPGSSSVIVDHGNDSADETSDASTMNHDKASLKNLNSRNSTSEDDVTDWHELITEYGLLDKSSFREKIECLSSTNGASETGTVTGGGISSRVGIQRLDGSDRKFQEKTIESIITPGEPDLVNQGSIDTQDEVHGNMYSAVGVNTETQKNPAIVFHSEERHKLKRVIDMLKQRLETAKADTEDLISRLNQELAVRQFLSTKVKDLEVELDTTRESCKQGMEKTVLDENERFTQIQWDMEELRKQCMDMESLLNSIKDEKAHTETANQSLVQENQMLLQQINDLREEFENFHIEHEELEVKSKAELKVLVKEVKSLRTIQSELRQELSRTMKEKLEMERIVQREKDREETAKTADEKLLHEYDVLQNRLQECNVKFHIKEESKLIMDSSSPSEAIELLATSDNRIGLLIAETQLLSEEVEKLKLTSGGHRGTDDVVRKMLTEVLIDNARLRKQVNSVLRCSLSAREISVREAGIEEEVEEQEGSIDLARSVMSKILEK; from the exons atgaaTCTTTACGCGCACGATCTTTCTCTTCTCGATTTCAATTACGACGTCTCCGGTCCCTTCGCCGAGCAGCTATCTCGCCGCCACTTCCTCTCGCCTGGCCCTTTCTTCCAAGGAGACGACGACGATTATCGCCGTAATACCATTCGCGACGGAGCTAATGGACGACGAGAGACTGATACCGATTCTATGGTATCTCCGCCGCATCGCCACGACGGGATGTCTCCGTTACCTCTGGGGATGGATTGGAGTGCTCCTCCTCGTCTTTTG GAAGGACGAGACACGGTTTGGCCACACCATCCTCAAACTGGTTGGAGTTACTGTGTCACTGTCCCCTCTTGGGTTGGCCTTCCCAAATCAAGCGTTTCAGAACCCGCCGTG TTTTATAGAGTGCAAGTGGGGATACAATCTCCTGAGGGAATCACTTCTGCTAGGCTTATACTTAGAAGATTCAATGATTTCTTGGAGTTATATTCGTCG ATTAAAAAGGAGTTTGTGAAGAAAAGGTTACCCCAGGCACCACCAAAGAAGATTTTGAGGATGAAAAACCAAACACTTTTGGAAGAG AGGAGGTGCTCTCTGGAAGATTGGATGAATAGACTTTTGTCAGATATTGATATATCCAGAAGCGCTCTGATAGCAACATTCCTTGAGCTAGAAGCTGCTGTCAGGTCTT ATTTTAGTGATGAATGTCAAGAAACTGAAGTTACCTCTGAGAACATTCCGACACTTCCAACTACCAGCAGCTCTGATGTTCCTGGTAGTTCATCAGTTATCGTGGATCATGGCAATGATTCTGCTGATGAGACATCTGATGCCTCAACAATGAATCATGACAAAGCTAGCCTCAAAAATCTAAACTCAAGGAATTCAACTTCTGAAGATGATGTGACTGATTGGCATGAATTAATCACAGAATATGGACTTCTTGATAAAAGTTCGTTCCGGGAAAAAATCGAATGTCTTTCTAGTACTAATGGAGCTTCAGAAACTGGTACTGTAACCGGAGGAGGCATTTCTAGTCGAGTTGGAATTCAGAGGTTGGATGGAAGTGACAGAAAGTTTCAAGAAAAGACCATTGAAAGCATTATAACTCCTGGGGAACCTGATTTAGTTAACCAAGGCTCTATCGATACTCAGGATGAAGTTCATGGAAACATGTATAGTGCGGTTGGTGTAAATACCGAGACTCAGAAGAATCCGGCTATTGTCTTTCACTCTGAGGAAAGACATAAGTTAAAGAGGGTTATTGATATGTTAAAGCAGAGACTTGAAACAGCAAAAGCTGACACGGAAGATCTTATCTCCAGGCTGAATCAGGAGCTGGCTGTTCGACAATTTTTATCAACAAAG GTTAAAGATTTAGAGGTTGAACTTGATACAACTCGAGAGAGCTGCAAGCAAGGCATGGAGAAAACAGTTCTAGatgaaaatgaaagatttaCTCAAATTCAGTGGGATATGGAGGAACTCCGCAAGCAATGCATGGATATGGAATCATTGTTGAACTCTATAAAG GACGAGAAAGCACATACTGAGACTGCAAATCAGTCACTTGTTCAAGAAAATCAGATGCTGCTGCAGCAGATCAATGATCTAAGAGAAGAATTTGAGAATTTTCACATAGAACATGAAGAGCTGGAAGTGAAATCGAAAGCAGAGCTGAAAGTACTCGTCAAAGAGGTCAAGTCTCTCCGAACCATTCAATCAGAATTGAGACAAGAGCTTAGCCGCACAATGAAAGAAAAACTGGAGATGGAG AGAATTGTTCAAAGGGAGAAGGATAGAGAAGAAACTGCAAAAACCGCAGATGAGAAGTTGCTGCATGAGTATGATGTTCTACAAAATCGGCTTCAAGAGTGCAATGTCAAGTTCCACATTAAGGAGGAGAGTAAGTTAATAATGGACTCATCATCTCCATCTGAAGCCATCGAGCTACTAGCAACATCTGATAACCGAATAGGTCTTCTAATTGCTGAG ACGCAGCTTCTCTCAGAGGAAGTGGAAAAGCTGAAGCTAACATCAGGAGGGCATCGTGGAACAGACGATGTGGTAAGGAAGATGCTGACAGAGGTTCTGATTGATAATGCCAGATTAAGGAAGCAGGTTAACTCTGTTCTTCGTTGCTCTTTGTCCGCACGTGAAATCTCAGTTAGAGAAGCCGGAATAGAAGAGGAAGTAGAAGAGCAAGAAGGAAGTATTGATCTAGCAAGAAGTGTTATGAGCAAGATCCTTGAGAAATGA
- the LOC104767541 gene encoding putative pentatricopeptide repeat-containing protein At3g15930 — protein sequence MIYSRFISILGSCKTTDQFKQLHSQTIARGLAPNPTVQKKLLLFWCSRLGGHMSYACKLFVKIPEPDVVVWNNMIKGWSRVEDCGGKGVRLYLNMLKEGVTPDSHTFPYLLNSLKRDGALACGKKLHCHVAKFGLGSNLYVQNALVQMYSFCGLMAMARGVFDRRCKEDVFCWNLMISGYNRMRQYEKSMELFAEMERNLVFPTTVTLLLVLSACSKVKDKDLCKKVHGYVSECMKEPSLKLENALVNAYAACGEMDIAVRIFRSMKTRDVISWTSVVKGFVESGNLELARTYFDQMPVRDRVSWTIMIDGYLRADCFNESLEMFREMQCAGMIPDEFTMVSVLTACAHLGSLEIGEWVKTYIDKNKIKNDVVVGNALIDMYFKCGCSEKAQNVFRDMDQRDKFTWTAMVVGLANNGQGQEAIEVFLQMQEMSIQPDAITYLGVLSACNHSGMVDQARKIFAKMRSNHRTEPSLAHYGCMVDLLGRAGLVKEAYEIIMNMPMNPNSIVWGALLGACRLHNDEPMAELAAKKILELEPDNGAVYALLCNIYAGCERWDDLLEVRRKMIDITVKKTPGFSLIDVNGFAHEFVAGDKSHLQSEEIFVKLEELTQESTFAAYLPDTSESLFEAG from the coding sequence ATGATTTACTCTCGTTTCATCTCTATCCTTGGATCTTGCAAAACGACGGACCAATTCAAACAGTTACATTCTCAAACCATTGCGAGAGGTCTAGCACCAAACCCAACTGTGCAAAAGAAGCTCTTGCTCTTCTGGTGTAGTCGTCTAGGTGGCCACATGAGTTATGCCTGTAAGCTGTTTGTGAAAATACCTGAACCAGACGTGGTTGTGTGGAACAACATGATCAAGGGATGGTCAAGGGTGGAGGATTGTGGTGGGAAAGGAGTTAGATTGTATTTGAATATGTTGAAGGAAGGTGTGACTCCGGATAGCCACACGTTTCCTTACTTGTTGAACAGTCTTAAGCGAGATGGAGCGTTGGCTTGTGGTAAGAAGCTGCATTGCCATGTTGCGAAATTTGGATTAGGTTCTAACCTTTATGTGCAGAATGCTCTTGTTCAAATGTACTCTTTTTGTGGACTAATGGCTATGGCTCGTGGGGTTTTCGACAGGAGATGCAAAGAGGATGTGTTTTGTTGGAACTTGATGATCTCTGGGTATAATAGGATGAGGCAATACGAAAAAAGCATGGAGCTTTTTGCTGAGATGGAGAGGAACTTGGTTTTTCCAACTACTGTTACGTTACTTCTTGTTCTCTCGGCTTGTTCCAAGGTAAAAGATAAGGATCTCTGTAAAAAGGTTCATGGGTATGTTAGTGAATGTATGAAGGAACCTAGTTTGAAATTGGAGAATGCTCTGGTCAATGCATATGCTGCTTGCGGGGAAATGGATATAGCTGTAAGGATTTTCAGGAGTATGAAGACTAGGGATGTGATTTCTTGGACATCTGTTGTGAAAGGGTTTGTTGAGTCAGGGAATCTAGAGTTGGCTAGAACATATTTTGATCAGATGCCAGTGAGAGACAGAGTTTCGTGGACTATTATGATTGATGGTTACCTACGAGCTGATTGCTTCAATGAATCTCTGGAAATGTTCCGCGAGATGCAATGTGCAGGTATGATACCCGATGAATTCACCATGGTTAGTGTTCTCACAGCTTGTGCTCACCTAGGTTCCTTGGAGATTGGTGAATGGGTGAAGACGTACATAGACAAAAACAAGATCAAGAACGATGTTGTTGTAGGGAATGCTTTGATCGATATGTATTTCAAATGTGGGTGTTCTGAGAAAGCTCAGAATGTTTTCCGTGACATGGATCAGAGAGACAAATTCACATGGACAGCCATGGTTGTTGGTCTTGCCAACAATGGACAAGGTCAAGAGGCCATTGAAGTTTTCTTACAAATGCAAGAAATGTCAATACAACCAGATGCTATTACTTACCTTGGCGTCCTCTCTGCTTGTAACCATAGTGGTATGGTAGACCAAGCAAGGAAAATTTTCGCCAAAATGAGAAGCAACCATAGAACTGAGCCGAGTTTAGCACATTATGGATGTATGGTTGACCTACTTGGTCGAGCTGGTTTAGTCAAGGAAGCATATGAGATAATAATGAACATGCCAATGAATCCAAACTCGATTGTGTGGGGAGCTTTGCTTGGTGCTTGTAGACTTCATAATGATGAACCAATGGCTGAATTGGCAGCTAAGAAAATACTTGAGTTGGAACCTGATAATGGGGCTGTTTATGCTTTATTATGCAATATATATGCAGGTTGCGAAAGATGGGACGATTTGCTAGAagtgagaagaaagatgatagaCATCACAGTTAAGAAGACACCAGGCTTCAGTTTAATTGACGTAAACGGGTTTGCTCACGAATTTGTTGCTGGAGACAAATCACATCTTCAATCTGAAGAGATTTTCGTGAAACTAGAAGAATTAACCCAAGAGTCGACATTTGCAGCATACTTGCCTGATACTTCCGAATCATTGTTCGAGGCCGGGTAA